One segment of Pleuronectes platessa chromosome 21, fPlePla1.1, whole genome shotgun sequence DNA contains the following:
- the mmp21 gene encoding matrix metallopeptidase-21, translating into MLTSTQLIFLLFWTSISSADAEKLFHSRDHSDVQTLSSHQAEVITDTYTAEVFLSRYGFMKPVNWEEIQFEESDVNFNDDHLDELQATIQEGSSGPQSRDDPQEGDEDDHKRPTESKAFIFALKEFQKLSGLPVTGLFDDTTKLAMNKPRCGVPDMAVDLNAPEAAEDGSTSDMEMSPGDAFNDTDSSSTETSGASDASFGSANSSEDDLFNNNDTESVPSGISSDTSMNYTQGSNLFTDTSLTNSSDHVIIDSQVGNISVNTGQSEAVRRRKRHLAALVSKHRRRRDLSETGYMAFSKKVLRWRLIGEGYSSQLSVEEQRHIFRLAFRMWSEVSPLEFVEDTRSPLEDVDIRLGFGTGRHLGCNQRFDGTGQEFAHAWFLGDIHFDDDEHFTGPNAGSGISLLKVAVHEIGHVLGLPHIYRTGSIMQPSYLPHEAGFEMDWTDRKAIQHLYGACRGRFNTVFDWIRKEKTPYGEVAIRFNTYFMRDGWYWLYENRTNRTRYGDPVALQAGWRGIPVDGIDACVHVWSRRRDDVYFFKGTRFWRYDSENDKVFRQDPEGHRYPRLISEGFPGVSGPIDSAFYDRRDSHIYFFKNTLVYAFGVEANSLARGFPRNIREVFPAVVSGDHPDGNIDAAYFSYTHNAVFLLKGSQFWQVVGSRHRWRQPSLPRNGLLPHKEVDRHWFDICNVHPTALKLTR; encoded by the exons ATGCTGACTTCTACCCAGCTGATCTTTTTGCTTTTTTGGACGAGCATTAGCTCCGCTGATGCAGAGAAACTTTTCCACAGTCGGGATCATTCTGACGTGCAAACCCTCAGTTCTCACCAAGCCGAGGTCATAACAGACACGTACACAGCAGAG GTATTTCTCTCCAGGTATGGATTCATGAAGCCAGTGAACTGGGAGGAAATCCAGTTTGAAGAGTCAGACGTGAATTTTAATGACGACCACCTGGATGAACTCCAAGCCACGATACAGGAGGGGTCCTCGGGGCCTCAGTCCAGGGATGATCCTCAGGAGGGCGATGAAGATGACCACAAGAGACCAACTGAGAGCAAAGCCTTTATTTTTGCACTGAAGGAGTTCCAGAAGCTGTCGGGCCTGCCTGTCACAGGCCTGTTCGATGACACCACAAAGCTGGCCATGAACAAACCCAGATGTGGGGTCCCTGACATGGCGGTTGACCTGAACGCCCCGGAAGCAGCTGAGGACGGCAGCACCTCAGATATGGAAATGAGTCCTGGTGATGCTTTTAATGACACAGATAGTAGCAGCACAGAAACTAGTGGCGCCAGTGATGCTTCTTTTGGTTCAGCAAACTCCTCTGAAGACGACTTATTCAATAATAATGACACAGAAAGTGTCCCCTCGGGTATTTCCAGTGACACCAGCATGAATTACACACAGGGATCAAACTTATTCACTGACACCTCTCTCACGAACAGCTCAGATCATGTCATCATAGACTCTCAAGTGGGAAACATCAGTGTGAACACAGGTCAGAGTGAAGCAGTGCGACGCAGGAAACGCCACCTCGCCGCCCTCGTGTCCAAACACAGACGCAGGAGAGATCTGAGCGAGACCGGCTACATGGCCTTTTCCAAGAAGGTGCTGAGGTGGAGGCTCATTGGAGAAGGCTACAGCAGCCAGCTGTCCGTGGAGGAGCAGAGGCACATCTTCAGACTGGCCTTCAGGATGTGGAGCGAGGTGTCACCGCTGGAGTTCGTGGAGGACACGCGCTCCCCACTGGAGGATGTCGACATCAGGCTGGGCTTTGGAACAG GAAGGCATCTCGGCTGCAATCAGAGGTTTGATGGCACAGGTCAAGAATTTGCCCACGCCTGGTTCCTGGGTGATATACACTTTGATGACGATGAGCACTTCACTGGTCCCAACGCCGGCAGTGGGATCAGCCTTCTCAAA GTGGCAGTTCATGAGATCGGCCACGTCTTAGGTCTCCCCCACATTTACAGAACTGGATCTATAATGCAGCCCAGCTATCTGCCACACGAGGCCGGCTTCGAGATGGACTGGACGGACAGGAAGGCCATACAGCACCTCTATG GCGCCTGTAGAGGTCGGTTCAACACAGTGTTCGATTGGATCAGGAAGGAGAAGACGCCCTACGGGGAGGTGGCCATACGCTTTAACACCTACTTCATGAGAGATGGCTGGTACTGGCTGTATGAGAACAGAACCAACCGGACCCGCTATGGAGACCCAGTGGCTCTGCAGGCCGGCTGGCGAGGCATTCCCGTGGACGGCATAGatgcttgtgtgcatgtgtggtccAGGAGAAGAGATGATGTTTACTTCTTTAAAG GTACTCGGTTCTGGAGGTACGACAGTGAGAACGACAAGGTGTTCAGACAGGACCCGGAAGGTCATCGCTATCCAAGGTTAATCTCTGAAGGTTTCCCCGGGGTGTCTGGTCCCATTGACTCAGCCTTTTACGACAGGAGAGACTCCCACATCTACTTCTTCAAAAACACACTG GTGTACGCGTTCGGCGTGGAAGCCAACAGCTTGGCACGAGGCTTCCCCAGGAACATCAGAGAAGTTTTCCCCGCAGTGGTGAGCGGAGACCATCCAGATGGCAACATCGACGCTGCCTACTTCTCCTATACCCACAATGCCGTGTTCCTGCTGAAGGGCTCGCAGTTCTGGCAGGTGGTGGGCAGCCGCCATCGCTGGCGCCAGCCCTCTCTGCCCCGGAACGGCCTGCTGCCACACAAGGAGGTGGATCGCCACTGGTTCGACATCTGCAACGTTCATCCCACTGCACTCAAACTAACCCGCTGA
- the uros gene encoding uroporphyrinogen-III synthase: MHVLLLKEPRDGETEPDPYIKELASHGHKATLIPVLSFKFVSLNMLSDMLFQPEKHGGLVFTSPRAVEAVKMCLEAEERREEWNSSVKDKWNTKSIYVVGKATAALVRNLGLNPLGEDTGTAEVLSRLIIEREDTNIPPLFFPCGSIKREVLPTALRESGVPLETLTVYQTAEHPDLEKNLKNYFTEEGTPASVAFFSPSGVKFCLEVLRRLSGEHVTEIKFAAIGPTTQDAMTAEGLCVSCTAEKPTAEHLAAAMAKALQPQPL; this comes from the exons ATGCACGTGCTGCTCCTGAAAGAACCGAGAGATGGAGAGACTGAGCCTGATCCTTACATCAAG GAGCTGGCGTCCCACGGGCACAAAGCCACCTTGATCCCTGTGCTGTCTTTTAAGTTTGTCTCCTTAAACATGTTGTCGGACATG CTTTTCCAACCAGAAAAGCACGGAGGACTTGTATTCACCAGTCCCAGAGCGGTAGAGGCCGTGAAGATGTGCTTAGAAGCAGAAGAAAGAAGGGAGG AGTGGAACAGCTCTGTGAAAGACAAATGGAACACCAAGTCCATCTATGTGGTCGGGAAGGCCACTGCGGCTTTAG TGCGAAATCTAGGTTTGAATCCTTTGGGGGAGGACACGGGGACGGCAGAGGTCCTATCACGTCTCATCATTGAAC GAGAGGACACAAATATTCCACCACTTTTTTTCCCCTGTGGCTCAATCAAAAGGGAAGTCTTGCCTACGGCTCTGAGGGAAAGTG GAGTGCCCCTGGAGACGCTGACTGTCTATCAAACAGCCGAACATCCAGATCTGGAGAAAAACCTGAAGAACTACTTTACAGAGGAG GGCACCCCGGCCAGCGTGGCTTTCTTCAGCCCATCAGGGGTGAAGTTTTGCCTGGAAGTGCTGCGGAGGTTGTCGGGTGAACACGTCACGGAAATAAAG TTTGCAGCCATAGGACCGACCACACAAGACGCGATGACGGCAGAAGGCCTGTGTGTCAGCTGCACTGCAGAGAAGCCAACAGCGGAGCACCTGGCTGCAGCCATGGCCAAAGCTCTACAACCACAGCCACTTTAA
- the bccip gene encoding protein BCCIP homolog — MASMAKKRAVGLGENPKEGDSSSDESRDEEGDSGKEDSEASDEEINEEITVDFEAHTIAANDFNGVKKLLQQLFLKAHVNTSEITDLIIQQNHLGSVIKQAEVPEDSDDDDPDEVFGFITMINLTERKDVQCVEEVKDLLVDQCEKSATPSMTEQLEQILSDSSKPVGLLLSERFINVPPQIALPLHKQLQEEIAEAQRTNKPSGKCHYCLMISKTCKEATKSIPARGGAPKEEYLFVNAEEEFFYEQATMKFHYSVQDETDSCLSGRWSFEDVPMKPFRTVMLIPADRFPIIMDKLKEYLTV; from the exons ATGGCGTCGATGGCAAAGAAGCGAGCGGTGGGTCTGGGTGAGAATCCCAAGGAGGGCGACAGCAGCTCCGACGAGAGCCGGGATGAGGAGGGCGATTCCGGGAAGGAGGACAGCGAAGCGTCGGACGAAGAAATCAACGAG GAAATCACTGTGGACTTCGAGGCTCACACGATCGCAGCCAATGACTTCAATGGcgtcaagaagctgctgcaacAG CTCTTCCTGAAGGCCCATGTAAACACCTCAGAGATCACAGACCTCATCATTCAGCAGAATCATCTTGGAAGTGTCATCAAG CAAGCGGAGGTACCAGAGGACAGTGATGACGACGACCCAGACGAGGTGTTTGGGTTCATCACAATGATCAACCTGACGGAGAGGAAG GATGTGCAGTgtgtggaggaggtgaaagaTCTGCTCGTGGATCAGTGTGAGAAGAGCGCCACCCCCAGCATGacagagcagctggagcagaTCCTCAGCGACAGCAGCAAGCCCGTGGGGCTCCTGCTGAGCGAGCGCTTCATCAACGTCCCCCCACAGATCGCCCTGCCTCTGCACAAACAGCTCCA GGAAGAGATAGCTGAAGCTCAGAGGACGAACAAGCCCAGTGGGAAGTGTCACTATTGTCTGATGATCAGCAAGACCTGCAAGGAGGCAACCAAGAGCATCCCAGCCAGAGGAGGAGCACCCAAAGAGGAGTACTTATTTGTCAACGCAGAGGAGGAATTCTTCTATGAG CAAGCCACCATGAAGTTCCACTACTCGGTCCAGGACGAGACAGACTCCTGTTTGAGCGGCAGATGGTCGTTTGAAGACGTCCCCATGAAGCCCTTCAGGACGGTGATGCTGATCCCTGCAGACCGATTCCCCATCATCATGGACAAACTCAAGGAATACTTAACTGTGTGA
- the dhx32a gene encoding DEAD/H (Asp-Glu-Ala-Asp/His) box polypeptide 32a yields the protein MSEENNPAETAEVCAEDVDCPGEETFGFGDDLELNQFDGLPFSSRYYKLLKERKTLPVWKLRCEFEEALVSNQLVIVSGTAKTGRSTQIPQWCAELCLSAQYQHGMVVCTQTSRQQSVDLALRVADEMDVNIGHEVGYTIPLETCCSSDTVLRYCTDDMLLREMMSDPFLEHYGAIIIDQAHERTVSTDILLGLLKDILLQRPELRVVVLAVQPMTDKLLKRYGSIPLINLEASCPVEVVHSSSHNKDYFYSALRLVLEIHRAKEDGDVVVFFASDEEARCAQSILQREGTRLGADLGEMVPVVLCPGQGGLLPFLNKQPDSKTSRRVLLSTQQGVDMCWAIESLNFVIDTGVQKKMVYNPRIRANFEVLEPISQCQADLRKQLSGPRGKCFCLYPEESQLPAENTPQILESNITPTALFLKRMEIAGLGQCDFIDRPDPEGLMQALEELDYLAALDDDGNLSEIGIIMSEIPLEPQMAKALLASCEFDCVSEMLTIAAMLSAPSCFLKPPAGLSHEAVQCHRKFQHPEGDHFTLINIYNVFRQSQREQYINSEKWCQDYFLDHSALKKAEAIRSELTDTLNRIELPISDPSFGTRTNMLNLKRALLAGFFMQIARDVDGAGNYFILTHKHMAQVHPHSGYGAQSQKLGLPEWVVFHEYTLSENNYMRTVSEMSPQVFIQMAPLYFFYNLPPSESKEILQGLLDPDGNRKRKDEKQKAASLSSEAGSGCAVMPQSYDRCVIQ from the exons ATGTCGGAGGAAAACAATCCAGCGGAGACAGCAGAAGTCTGCGCTGAGGATGTGGACTGTCCCGGGGAAGAGACGTTCGGCTTTGGAGACGACCTGGAGCTGAATCAGTTCGATGGGTTGCCGTTTTCCTCGCGGTACTACAAGCTGCTGAAGGAGAGGAAGACTCTGCCTGTGTGGAAGCTCAGGTGTGAGTTCGAGGAAGCGCTGGTGAGCAACCAGCTGGTGATTGTGAGTGGGACAGCCAAGACTGGGAGGAGTACACAG ATCCCTCAGTGGTGCGCAGAGctctgcctgtctgcccagTACCAGCATGGCATGGTCGTGTGCACGCAGACCAGCAGGCAGCAGTCCGTGGACCTGGCCCTGCGCGTGGCTGATGAAATGGACGTGAACATCGGCCACGAAGTTGGTTACACCATCCCTCTGGagacctgctgctcctccgaCACGGTCCTGAG ATACTGCACTGATGACATGCTGCTGAGAGAGATGATGTCAGACCCTTTCCTGGAGCACTATGGAGCCATTATTATCGACCAGGCCCACGAGAGGACCGTTAGCACAGACATACTGCTGGGTCTCCTCAAGGACATCCTGCTGCAGAGGCCAGAGCTCCGGGTGGTGGTCCTCGCCGTCCAGCCCATGACTGACAAGCTGCTGAAACGGTACGGCAGCATCCCTCTCATCAACCTGGAGGCCTCGTGTCCTGTCGAGGtggtccacagcagcagccacaacaaGGACTACTTCTACTCGGCGCTgaggctggtgctggagatccATCGAGCCAAAGAGGACGGAGACGTTGTCGTGTTTTTTGCCTCAGACGAG GAGGCCCGCTGTGCCCAAAGCATCCTCCAGAGAGAAGGCACCAGGCTGGGGGCGGACTTGGGCGAGATGGTGCCCGTGGTCCTGTGCCCAGGCCAGGGAGGGCTACTGCCTTTCCTGAACAAGCAACCAGACTCAAAGACGTCCAGGAGAGTCCTCCTCTCCACCCAGCAGGGAGTGGACATGTGTTGGGCGATAGAGTCCCTCAACTTTGTCATCGACACAGGAGTCCAGAAAAAAATG GTCTACAATCCAAGAATAAGAGCAAACTTCGAGGTTCTTGAACCCATCAGTCAATGTCAGGCCGACCTACGCAAGCAGCTGTCTGGGCCAAGAG GTAAATGTTTCTGCCTGTATCCAGAGGAGAGTCAGCTTCCTGCAGAGAACACACCACAGATCCTGGAGTCTAACATCACGCCAACGGCCCTTTTCCTAAAAAGGATGGAGATAGCCGGCCTGGGACAGTGTGACTTCATCGACCGACCAG ATCCCGAGGGTCTCATGCAGGCGCTAGAGGAGCTCGACTACCTCGCAGCTCTGGACGATGACGGCAACTTGTCCGAGATCGGCATCATAATGTCTGAAATCCCTCTGGAGCCTCAGATGGCCAAAGCTCTGCTCGCGTCCTGCGAGTTCGACTGTGTGAGTGAGATGCTGACCATCGCAGCGATGCTGTCTG CTCCGAGCTGCTTCCTGAAGCCACCTGCCGGTCTGAGTCATGAAGCTGTCCAGTGTCACAGGAAGTTCCAGCACCCTGAAGGAGACCACTTCACCCTCATTAACATCTACAACGTGTTCAGACAGAGCCAGAGAGAACAAT ACATCAATTCTGAAAAGTGGTGCCAGGACTATTTCCTGGATCACTCTGCCCTGAAGAAAGCTGAGGCCATTAGATCGGAGTTGACCGACACTTTGAACCGGATCGAGCTTCCCATCTCGGACCCCTCGTTTGGAACCAGGACGAACATGCTCAACCTCAAAAGGGCTCTGCTGGCTGGGTTCTTCATGCAG ATCGCTAGAGATGTAGACGGAGCAGGAAACTACTTCATTCTGACGCACAAGCACATGGCCCAGGTTCACCCGCACTCTGGTTATGGCGCTCAGTCGCAGAAGCTCGGGCTCCCGGAGTGGGTGGTTTTCCACGAGTACACTCTGTCAGAGAACAACTACATGAGAACAGTGTCTGAAATGTCCCCACAAGT GTTCATTCAAATGGCGCCGCTCTACTTCTTCTACAATCTGCCACCTAGCGAGAGCAAAGAAATACTGCAAGGCCTGTTGGACCCGGACGGAAACAGAAAACGGAAAGATGAGAAACAGAAAGCTGCTTCACTGAGCAGCGAGGCCGGCAGCGGCTGTGCGGTGATGCCACAGAGCTACGACAGATGTGTGATTCAATGA